In Salmo trutta unplaced genomic scaffold, fSalTru1.1, whole genome shotgun sequence, a genomic segment contains:
- the LOC115181493 gene encoding multidrug resistance-associated protein 1-like gives MKQWLAVRLEFVGNCTVAGGASGVCRELYRNVSNISLCCRWLAVRLEFVGNCIVMFAALFAVMARESLSPGIMGLSISYALQLTASLTWLVRMSSDLETNIVAVERVKEYEDTEKEADWRHDQSSLPPGWPTAGNIDIRGFGLRYREDQELAVRNITVAIPGGEKVGIVGRTGAGKSSLTLGLFRIIEACEGEIHIDGVNIATLGLHELRSRITIIPQDPVLFSGSLRMNLDPFDGYSDEEVWRALELSHLKSFVSGLPDKLNHECSEGGENLSLGQRQLVCLARALLRKTKILVLDEATAAVDLETDNLIQSTIRTQFDDCTVLTIAHRLNTIMDYTRVLVLDKGEMAEFDSPSTLITKRGIFYKMAKDSGLV, from the exons ATGAAACA aTGGCTGGCGGTGCGTCTGGAGTTTGTAGGGAACTGTACC gTGGCTGGCGGTGCGTCTGGAGTTTGTAGGGAACTGTACCGTAATGTTTCTaatatctctctgtgttgtagaTGGCTGGCGGTGCGTCTGGAGTTTGTAGGGAACTGTATCGTAATGTTTGCTGCTCTGTTTGCTGTGATGGCTAGAGAGAGCCTCAGCCCTGGGATCATGGGCCTGTCCATATCATATGCGCTACag ctgaCGGCCTCTCTGACCTGGCTAGTGAGGATGTCTTCAGATCTGGAAACCAACATTGTGGCCGTGGAGAGAGTCAAGGAGTAcgaagacacagagaaagag GCGGACTGGAGACATGACCAATCGTCTCTGCCTCCAGGCTGGCCCACAGCAGGCAACATAGACATCAGAGGGTTTGGTCTGCGATACAGAGAGGACCAGGAACTGGCCGTACGCAATATCACCGTAGCCATCCCCGGAGGAGAGAAG GTGGGTATAGTAGGTCGTACAGGAGCAGGGAAGTCCTCTCTGACTCTAGGATTGTTCCGCATCATCGAGGCGTGTGAGGGAGAGATTCATATAGATGGAGTTAACATCGCTACGCTGGGTCTACATGAACTCCGCTCCAGGATCACCATCATACCACAG gacccagtgttgtTCTCTGGGTCTCTGAGGATGAATCTGGACCCCTTCGATGGCTACTCTGATGAGGAGGTGTGGAGAGCCCTGGAGCTCTCCCATCTCAAGAGCTTTGTGTCGGGCCTGCCTGACAAACTCAACCACGAGTGttcagaggggggagagaacctCAG tctgGGTCAGCGCCAGCTGGTGTGTCTGGCCCGAGCCCTCCTGAGAAAGACCAAGATCCTGGTTCTGGATGAGGCCACGGCTGCTGTGGACCTGGAGACAGACAACCTGATCCAGTCCACCATCAGAACCCAGTTTGATGACTGTACTGTCCTGACCATCGCACACAGACTCAATActatcatggactacaccag aGTGCTGGTCCTGGATAAAGGGGAGATGGCAGAGTTtgactctccctccactctcatCACCAAGAGAGGAATCTTCTACAAGATGGCTAAAGACTCTGGACTGGTCTGA